Sequence from the Pseudomonas sp. 7SR1 genome:
GCCGGACCACGGCTCGGCAACGCCTACCACGATCTGCTTCGATGTCACCAGCGCCGACCTGGGCGAGGACCATCCCGAGTTCATGTTCTCCTTCACGGTCACCGACCAGTTGGGCAACTCGCCGGACCTTGACTCGCCCTTTTCGGCAGTACAGATCGTGGACGTGGACCAGGCCGGCCTTCGACTGCCGGTGCCGATCCCGCGGGAAATCGCCAGCGACGGAACCGACGATCCCAGCACCATCGACCTCGACAAGCTGGGCACCAACCCGCTGTTGTTGATCATCTTGACCGGTGACTCACGCTTCCTGCCGGGGGATACGATCGAGGCGACCTACGTCGCGAAGGTGGCAGGCCAGCCGAATGTCACCCACAGCGAGACGGGAACGGTCGAAACCGATGGTTTTGGGCAGAAACAGGCCTGTGTGCTGGAAATTCCCAACGACAAGGTTATTCCGGACAGCACGGTAGAAATGTCCTACAAACTGTTCAGGGGCACGACACTGATAGGTACCTCAAAAACGGCCCATGCGACCGTGATCGGGCAAGGTGCGCCGGAGATAGAGCCTGTGATCACTCGGATAGAGGATTCCAGGGGGGAGGAGATAGTGGAGGGAGGAATCACCGTCGATACCACGGTCAAACTCTTCGGAACTGCCCTTTAAGCAATCAACCCTGCAAACAGGGGCTGGACGGGCTGCCGTAACCGGGATCGACGGGTCCCCGTCATTGCCCTGCCACGAAAGCCCGAGCCCTTCACAATGCCTTACTGACCTTGACGTCAGTAATCTCATCGTTGGCCTGGCCGTGCTGCGCCTGCAGCACGGCCCGGGCTTCTTCTTCGGTTCCGGTTTCCAGTTGCGCGAATTCGAAACGGCGCTCGCCATTGAGCTTGTACTTGATGACGTATTTGGTCGTCTGGTCCACGGTTTTACCTGCAGTTGAAGTGTGGGCGATATTCAGCTCAGTTTGGAGTTGGAGCGCCGGATGATCTTGATCTTGTGGGTCAGGTTCGGCTTGCGCGTGACGCTGATGGCCCGGCGGCTGACGGTGTCGATGGTGATGTTCCAGAAACCGGTGCTCGGGGCGGTGATTTTCGCGGGGAATTTATCGAACGCGCCGCCATGGTAAGTGTGCCGCCCACCATTCTTGAAACTGCGGAAATTGGCGTCGCTCATCAGGCGGATGTTGCACATTTGGGAGCATTCGATGACAACGATGTCGTCTTCGTTGAGGTGCTCGCGCTGGTGGATGAATTTCATGGGCGCCTCCAGAAGGGCTTTTCTACACGATCAAAACGGCAGGGGGCTGCGATAGGCGGGCAGTTTACCAGCACCGGCGACCAATAACCGACCCACGCCGGGGCTTTGTTCGTATGATGCAGTGGCGTGGAACAAAAAAAGCGTCGTGCGCCGGAGAAAAACACCGTTTGCATTGTCGGAGGGTCTTTATCGGAGGATTGATATGAAGCGTTGCGTGTGGGTGTTGGCATTGGCCTTGGGTGGATGTGCATCGGTATCGGACATCAACCAGACGCCGCCCACCATGAGCTTCATCTCCGGCAAGAAGCCCCATGAGTACGCTCGCTGTGTTGCCGACAGGCTGGCCGACAGCCGCGGGGCACTGCAGATGGAGCCTCACAAGAACGGCGTGCGGTTGATCGTCCCAGGCAAACTGTCGTCTCTTCCGGCTGCG
This genomic interval carries:
- a CDS encoding DUF1883 domain-containing protein → MKFIHQREHLNEDDIVVIECSQMCNIRLMSDANFRSFKNGGRHTYHGGAFDKFPAKITAPSTGFWNITIDTVSRRAISVTRKPNLTHKIKIIRRSNSKLS